One genomic segment of Panicum virgatum strain AP13 chromosome 2N, P.virgatum_v5, whole genome shotgun sequence includes these proteins:
- the LOC120659612 gene encoding uncharacterized protein LOC120659612 isoform X2: MAEVRERLLCFEYIGNGSLRDYVPDLHIFKKEDDQDLPGWDKRYTIMEGICRGLDFLHEECKLTHMDLKPENILMDGNMVPKITDFGLSRLKDAEKSQIVTQTLTGTLGYMPPEYLLQGQISHQTDMYSMGVITCEIITGEKMPFVWSSEATSRKFTERACRRWMEIFDKSLNDASLKETYMNQVKQLLDIAQNCVNHDRMKRPSSSKILEAVFNQNPSSLCELDSNYGQVSELLTVHPLQLDFSSPDTKELNCSSCSLHLTNNMDIPVAFRLVPSSETLVAHYWWPRSAVVPPKCRYTLAVIMRPWRNPTFGNDGFFTLESTKARIVQDLRVANDPEEIFKRATERGFKVHEVKLAFVCARTELPIGPDLKPELTQRVSWDGQDMKPGLVVIPVNRDVNRFLKRLDMCIVHPTEPWIFRREGPLMYQFVVWNYDRLEVVPFLLVKKNQPIDWTFPDDNISDDVDGLVLPGPPKFVSQKRWILVGYQHGYDFGHEKLGYIYVYNYIAVQNFKGSKTYLVSKIKSFKAHDSGRVFLDVHPSRPYVLSSVISDGDDPGKLKPVKSIKLWDWENGWGCVKTFNMEEAFAGRAQFNPKDQDTFVTISKNGVVKVWNIDSPECTYTFTTTAREARCFDFFSTQGGKQYLVIAEGKNCTIWDYHSGTLVETLKGNMGTVCSHPELPVLITASDVTSVVSVDGIVHLWSSSTFSLVGVLSSDLGKVLGVAGVKGSGRIVINHEHGIAVAEIGHMLESERPHESDGSEIE, translated from the exons ACGATCAAGATCTTCCTGGCTGGGATAAGAGATACACAATAATGGAAGGGATCTGTAGAGGTTTAGATTTCCTTCATGAGGAATGCAAACTTACTCATATGGACCTTAAACCTGAAAACATACTGATGGATGGCAACATGGTTCCAAAAATTACGGATTTTGGTTTGTCTAGGCTCAAGGATGCAGAAAAGTCTCAAATTGTCACTCAGACGCTTACTGGAACACT CGGATACATGCCACCAGAATACCTACTCCAGGGCCAAATATCACATCAGACGGATATGTACAGCATGGGTGTTATAACTTGCGAGATAATCACAGGCGAAAAGATGCCCTTTGTCTGGAGTAGTGAGGCCACGAGTAGGAAATTCACAGAGA GAGCTTGCAGAAGATGGATGGAAATATTTGACAAGTCACTGAATGACGCGTCACTAAAGGAAACATATATGAACCAAGTAAAACAGCTGCTCGACATAGCCCAAAACTGCGTGAACCACGACAGGATGAAAAGGCCTAGTTCATCGAAAATACTTGAAGCAGTTTTTAATCAGAATCCATCAAGCTTGTGTGAATTAGATAGCAATTATGGACAG GTTAGCGAGCTCCTCACCGTGCATCCACTGCAGCTCGATTTCTCTTCACCTGACACAAAAGAGCTAAATTGCAGCTCATGCTCGCTGCATTTAACCAACAACATGGATATACCTGTGGCCTTCAGGCTCGTACCATCGTCTGAGACTCTAGTGGCGCATTATTGGTGGCCGCGATCCGCCGTGGTGCCACCGAAGTGCAGGTACACACTCGCTGTCATAATGCGTCCATGGCGAAATCCAACCTTCGGCAACGATGGCTTTTTTACACTCGAGAGCACCAAAGCGAGGATAGTTCAGGACCTACGGGTCGCCAACGACCCAGAAGAAATATTTAAGAGAGCGACAGAAAGGGGCTTTAAGGTGCACGAGGTGAAATTAGCTTTTGTCTGTGCACGTACTGAG CTGCCAATAGGTCCCGATTTAAAACCAGAGCTGACCCAACGAGTTTCCTGGGACGGACAAGACATGAAGCCTGGACTCGTG GTGATACCAGTGAATAGGGATGTCAATCGTTTTCTAAAACGTTTGGACATGTGTATAGTGCATCCAACAGAGCCATG GATCTTTAGGAGAGAAGGCCCTCTCATGTACCAATTTGTTGTATGGAACTATGATAGGCTG GAGGTGGTGCCGTTCCTTCTTGTCAAAAAAAATCAACCAATCGATTGGACATTCCCAGATGACAATATATCAGATGATGTTGATGGTCTAGTCCTACCTGGGCCACCAAAATTTGTTTCACAAAAAAGATGGATTTTGGTCGGGTATCAACATGGATATGATTTCGGGCACGAAAAACTTGGTTACATATATGTGTACAATTATATTGCAGTGCAGAATTTTAAGGGATCCAAAACATATCTAGTATCAAAAATAAAGAGTTTTAAGGCCCATGACAGCGGCAGAGTATTTCTGGACGTCCATCCATCTAGGCCTTATGTGCTGTCGTCGGTAATTTCTGATGGTGATGATCCCGGGAAGTTAAAGCCAGTGAAGAGCATTAAGCTGTGGGACTGGGAGAATGGCTGGGGTTGTGTCAAGACATTTAACATGGAAGAAGCATTTGCAGGACGAGCTCAATTCAACCCAAAGGACCAGGATACTTTTGTTACAATTTCCAAAAATGGTGTTGTAAAG GTATGGAATATTGATTCTCCAGAATGTACTTATACCTTTACCACGACAGCCAGAGAAGCAAGGTGTTTTGATTTCTTTAGTACTCAAGGTGGAAAGCAATACTTGGTCATCGCTGAGGGTAAAAACTGTACG ATATGGGACTACCATAGCGGGACACTTGTTGAAACTCTCAAAGGGAACATGGGTACTGTTTGTTCCCATCCTGAGCTTCCGGTACTAATTACAGCATCAGACGTCACCAGCGTCGTCAGCGTCGACGGAATAGTTCACCTATGGAGCTCCAGTACTTTCAG TCTTGTGGGCGTACTGAGCTCtgatcttggaaaagtactagGAGTAGCTGGAGTGAAGGGATCGGGAAG GATCGTAATCAACCATGAGCATGGAATTGCAGTTGCTGAGATTGGCCATATGCTAGAAAGTGAAAGACCACATGAGTCAGACGGAAGCGAGATTGAGTAA